A window of Parasynechococcus marenigrum WH 8102 contains these coding sequences:
- a CDS encoding MEKHLA domain-containing protein, which yields MGDAPWLSAEKRGLTALLLSSHQRAFQRPLIAAARSSQSMRLCCQELFSCGFPVLAHGIGADPVLIYANAAALQLWGRRWGDMVGMPSRLTAPDEVRSDRRQALKQAQTQDAMRGYGGVHIDHQGRRFMIRNARIWTLLDEENRTIGQAACFHDWWWI from the coding sequence ATGGGGGATGCACCCTGGCTGAGCGCCGAGAAGCGCGGCCTGACTGCCCTGCTGCTGAGCTCCCATCAACGGGCCTTCCAGCGGCCCCTGATCGCAGCGGCGCGATCAAGTCAATCGATGCGGCTGTGCTGTCAGGAGCTGTTCAGCTGCGGCTTTCCGGTGTTGGCCCATGGCATCGGCGCCGACCCTGTGTTGATCTATGCCAACGCCGCAGCACTGCAACTCTGGGGGCGACGCTGGGGCGACATGGTCGGCATGCCTTCACGACTCACCGCTCCAGATGAGGTCCGATCGGATCGTCGACAAGCGCTGAAACAGGCACAAACCCAGGACGCCATGCGCGGCTATGGGGGTGTCCATATCGATCACCAAGGCCGGCGTTTCATGATCCGCAACGCCCGGATCTGGACCTTATTGGATGAAGAGAACCGCACGATCGGCCAGGCCGCCTGCTTTCACGATTGGTGGTGGATCTGA
- a CDS encoding diflavin flavoprotein, translated as MSVTSTRTERRTLQIPIDTGVVALRGLSPQRHRFELEYALERGSTANSVLFAAGDDQPAVLVHPPGAAYSAVFLPALAKLLPDASHPLLVVVGHVNPNRVALLRSLAETYSGLELITSNAGAKLLEELWTQRKPSPPGEEQEQPPLPDLPSLRVIRHEQTLAMAHGRSLQLIATPTPRWPGGLLAFEQSLGLLMSDKFFSAHLCTEEWAETNRTSTEEERRHFYDCLMAPMARQVEGVVERLEELDIRTIAPGHGPAIEDSWRSLLSDYRRWGEGQQNASLNVALLFASAYGNTAAIADALAQGVSRTGIRVNSLNCEFTSADELIGTIQQADAVLIGSPTLGGHAPTPIVSALGTLLAEGDRNKPVGVFGSFGWSGEAVDLLETKLRDGGFSFGFEPIRVKFSPDAMKVKELEEIGTRFGRQLLQAQKKAQRRSAGGLSESRSDPAVLALGRVIGSLCVLTTRKGELSGAMVASWVSQASFTPPGITVAVAKDRAVEALLHKGDRFALNVLAEGRETAPMKQFLQPFAPGADRFAGLELQESPGDQPLLPESLAWLEGSVKQRMECGDHWLVYAEVLHGGLFDPAGSTAVHQRRSGANY; from the coding sequence ATGAGCGTGACCAGCACCCGCACCGAGCGACGCACGCTTCAAATTCCGATCGACACTGGTGTGGTGGCTCTGCGCGGTCTGAGCCCCCAACGCCATCGCTTCGAGCTGGAATATGCCCTGGAACGCGGCAGCACCGCCAACAGTGTGCTGTTTGCCGCCGGGGACGACCAACCCGCAGTTCTGGTGCATCCCCCCGGAGCGGCCTACAGCGCTGTCTTCCTTCCGGCGCTGGCGAAGCTGCTGCCAGACGCATCCCATCCCTTGCTGGTGGTAGTGGGTCACGTCAACCCCAACCGCGTGGCGCTGCTGCGCAGCCTCGCTGAGACCTACTCAGGGCTGGAGCTGATCACCTCCAACGCTGGCGCCAAATTGCTTGAGGAACTCTGGACGCAGCGGAAGCCATCCCCTCCTGGAGAAGAGCAAGAGCAACCGCCGTTGCCGGATCTGCCATCGCTGCGGGTGATTCGCCACGAGCAAACCCTGGCCATGGCCCATGGGCGCAGCCTGCAGCTGATCGCCACACCGACACCCCGCTGGCCAGGGGGCCTGCTCGCATTTGAGCAAAGCCTGGGGCTGCTGATGAGCGACAAGTTTTTCAGCGCCCATCTGTGCACAGAGGAATGGGCCGAAACCAACCGCACCAGCACGGAGGAAGAACGACGCCACTTCTACGACTGCTTGATGGCACCGATGGCCCGTCAGGTGGAAGGGGTGGTGGAACGTCTGGAGGAGCTGGACATTCGCACCATTGCCCCGGGCCACGGACCTGCGATCGAAGACAGCTGGCGCAGCCTGCTGAGTGATTACCGCCGCTGGGGAGAAGGCCAGCAGAACGCCAGCCTGAATGTGGCTCTGCTGTTTGCCAGCGCTTACGGCAACACCGCCGCTATTGCCGATGCCCTGGCCCAGGGTGTGAGCCGCACCGGCATCCGGGTGAACAGTCTCAACTGTGAGTTCACTTCAGCGGATGAACTGATCGGGACTATTCAGCAGGCTGACGCGGTTCTGATCGGATCACCCACCCTGGGCGGCCATGCACCCACTCCGATCGTCTCGGCCCTGGGCACCCTTCTGGCGGAAGGCGATCGCAATAAACCCGTTGGCGTGTTCGGCAGCTTCGGCTGGAGCGGTGAAGCTGTGGACCTGCTGGAAACCAAGCTCCGCGATGGCGGCTTCAGCTTCGGATTCGAGCCGATCCGGGTGAAATTCAGCCCCGACGCCATGAAAGTGAAGGAGCTCGAGGAAATCGGCACCCGCTTTGGTCGACAGCTTCTGCAGGCTCAGAAAAAAGCGCAGCGGCGCAGTGCTGGCGGCCTCAGTGAAAGCCGAAGCGATCCGGCGGTCCTGGCCCTCGGTCGGGTCATCGGCTCCCTTTGTGTGCTCACCACCCGCAAGGGAGAGCTCAGTGGCGCCATGGTGGCGAGCTGGGTCAGCCAGGCCAGCTTCACTCCTCCGGGGATCACCGTGGCCGTGGCCAAGGACAGGGCCGTGGAAGCACTCCTTCACAAGGGCGACCGCTTTGCGTTGAACGTGCTGGCTGAAGGCCGTGAAACGGCTCCGATGAAGCAATTCCTGCAGCCTTTTGCACCGGGTGCGGACCGCTTTGCCGGACTTGAGCTCCAGGAGAGCCCTGGTGATCAACCGCTGTTGCCGGAGTCACTGGCGTGGTTAGAGGGCAGCGTGAAGCAGCGCATGGAATGCGGCGACCACTGGCTGGTGTACGCGGAAGTGCTCCATGGAGGCCTGTTCGATCCAGCCGGATCAACCGCCGTGCACCAACGCCGCAGCGGGGCCAACTATTAA
- a CDS encoding pirin family protein → MTQPNLLIRPAVERFHSQRDWLDSWHTFSFAGHHDSNWMGFGPLLVINDDTIAAGEGFGMHPHRDMEIITVMVEGQINHQDSMGNAEVLRAGELQRMSAGTGIVHSEMNKGESPCRLLQIWIEPVHKGLEPSYEQRHIEVGKAWTPLLNPDPSQGAMAIDRPVRLWRAQPKQGQDLTLPEESGDTLWLQLINGSVQLEGIDGDAPDALHSGDGLGLRNQRNWTLTSQSDDADLLLFSLA, encoded by the coding sequence ATGACCCAACCCAACCTGCTGATCCGCCCCGCAGTTGAACGCTTCCACAGCCAGAGGGACTGGTTGGATTCCTGGCACACCTTTTCCTTCGCCGGCCATCACGATTCCAACTGGATGGGGTTCGGCCCGCTGCTGGTGATCAACGACGACACCATTGCCGCCGGTGAAGGCTTTGGGATGCACCCACACCGCGATATGGAAATCATCACGGTGATGGTGGAAGGTCAGATCAACCACCAGGACTCCATGGGCAACGCGGAAGTGCTGCGGGCAGGGGAGCTGCAACGCATGAGCGCTGGCACGGGGATCGTGCACAGTGAGATGAACAAAGGCGAGTCGCCCTGTCGCCTTCTGCAGATCTGGATTGAACCTGTCCACAAGGGACTCGAACCGTCTTACGAGCAACGCCACATCGAAGTCGGCAAGGCCTGGACACCGCTTCTGAATCCAGACCCGAGCCAGGGGGCCATGGCCATCGACCGGCCAGTGCGGCTCTGGCGGGCGCAACCCAAGCAGGGGCAGGACCTCACCTTGCCTGAGGAAAGTGGTGACACCCTTTGGCTGCAGCTGATCAACGGCTCCGTCCAGCTGGAAGGCATCGATGGCGATGCCCCTGATGCGCTCCATTCAGGTGATGGCCTGGGATTGCGAAACCAGCGGAACTGGACCCTGACCAGCCAGAGCGACGACGCCGATCTTCTGTTGTTCAGCCTGGCCTGA
- a CDS encoding SWIM zinc finger family protein — MTISNNNGITAFGDEGLGQQPWWVEQWMELINGYRFKKRLERAWGYAREGNVTSIRFEGRRVHARVQGTGEDPYKVKLWLDVLNDEDWGYVLEALTQKARWSAQLLAGIMPSDIERAFAASGKRLFPFKLQEVRSECSCPDKANPCKHISAVYFLMGDRFSEDPFVLFQLRGRNRTKLLEDLAEQRREVLTKLAEQASADDDSSPTEETAPLPPHPAVLDPALWWRYERSLDGDLVVITAALEGDTGLDAAGELPLAEDPCFPEARDTFLANLRAHGQASAQSAMVQAMTAGS; from the coding sequence ATGACGATCTCAAACAACAACGGCATCACAGCCTTCGGCGATGAGGGGCTCGGCCAGCAACCCTGGTGGGTAGAGCAGTGGATGGAGCTGATTAACGGCTACCGCTTCAAGAAGCGACTGGAACGCGCTTGGGGTTACGCCCGCGAAGGCAACGTCACCTCGATCCGTTTTGAAGGCCGCCGAGTGCACGCCCGGGTGCAGGGCACCGGAGAAGACCCGTACAAGGTGAAGCTCTGGCTGGATGTGCTCAACGACGAGGACTGGGGCTATGTGCTGGAGGCCCTAACGCAAAAAGCCCGCTGGTCAGCTCAGCTGCTGGCGGGAATCATGCCGTCGGATATCGAACGGGCCTTCGCCGCCAGTGGCAAGCGCCTGTTCCCGTTCAAGCTGCAGGAGGTGCGCAGCGAGTGCAGCTGCCCGGACAAGGCCAACCCTTGTAAACACATCAGCGCCGTGTATTTCCTGATGGGGGATCGCTTCAGCGAGGACCCCTTCGTGCTGTTCCAGCTGCGGGGGCGCAACCGCACCAAGCTGCTGGAGGATCTGGCGGAACAGCGCCGCGAGGTGCTCACCAAGCTGGCGGAACAAGCCAGTGCTGATGACGACAGCAGCCCAACGGAAGAGACCGCACCTCTGCCGCCGCACCCGGCCGTGCTGGATCCAGCCCTGTGGTGGCGCTACGAACGCAGCCTGGATGGCGATCTTGTGGTGATCACAGCAGCTTTGGAGGGTGACACGGGCCTGGATGCGGCCGGGGAACTCCCCCTCGCCGAAGATCCATGCTTTCCCGAAGCGCGGGACACCTTCCTCGCCAACCTGCGAGCCCACGGTCAGGCCAGTGCCCAGAGCGCCATGGTCCAGGCGATGACAGCCGGCAGCTGA
- a CDS encoding rubrerythrin family protein: protein MDLSKPSTQANLESAFGGESMANRKYLLFADVAKKLGHNDLAKLFRDTAAQETEHAFAHFRLLHPELVIDDASSLSDTQKQGMLRRCLELAIEGETYEYTTMYPEFAAQARQDRDSGAEAEFAEQSSESKEHAGLFRTAAKNFGLLTPIEQHHAETYGVALQALQGKGVTGQADEPVPGKWICKVCSMIYDPAEGDPDSGIVAGTPFEAIPDDWQCPICGARKASFVPYREAALKSA from the coding sequence ATGGATCTGTCCAAACCCTCCACCCAGGCCAATCTCGAATCCGCCTTTGGCGGGGAGAGCATGGCCAACCGCAAATATCTGCTCTTCGCCGATGTCGCCAAAAAACTCGGCCACAACGACCTCGCCAAGTTGTTCCGGGATACGGCGGCCCAGGAAACCGAGCACGCCTTCGCCCATTTCCGTCTGCTCCACCCCGAACTGGTGATCGATGACGCCAGCAGCCTCAGCGATACGCAGAAACAGGGGATGCTTCGTCGCTGCCTCGAGCTGGCGATTGAAGGGGAGACCTACGAGTACACAACGATGTATCCAGAATTCGCTGCTCAGGCTCGTCAAGACCGAGACAGTGGAGCCGAAGCAGAGTTCGCTGAGCAAAGCAGCGAATCAAAGGAGCACGCCGGCCTCTTCCGAACAGCAGCCAAAAACTTCGGCCTGCTCACCCCGATCGAACAACATCACGCTGAAACCTATGGCGTCGCCCTGCAGGCTCTGCAAGGCAAAGGCGTCACGGGCCAGGCCGACGAACCTGTCCCGGGCAAATGGATTTGCAAGGTCTGCTCGATGATCTACGACCCAGCCGAAGGCGACCCCGATTCGGGCATCGTGGCTGGCACGCCCTTCGAGGCCATTCCCGACGACTGGCAGTGCCCGATCTGCGGAGCCCGCAAGGCGAGCTTTGTGCCCTACCGCGAGGCGGCATTGAAGTCGGCCTGA
- a CDS encoding NRAMP family divalent metal transporter produces MAPSSLRRSIGPGILLAGACIGGSHLMSSTTAGARFGFALVGLILLTNLVKYPFLRVGTRFTAATGLSLLEGFQRRNTAYLPLYLLVSLVTGTATIAAVSFVAGLLLTNVPGLTGQDPYGLSIAVLVVCGLVLLLGHYRALDRLSKLLVVLLTLLTGVAASSLLIRGPVGDVAASWVSTDPTPWTLANLAFLIPLMGWMPGPVEMCVWPSLWMFSRARDTEHTATPQEAEFDFNLGYGITVLTALFFVILGSYTMYGSGDGMLAGSGVSFAQKLIKLYTAAMGGWAAWVIIPAAFSAMFSTTLTCLDAYPRSIAAIQGLFRQSDSGDAAPGPLQRRFDPWVVVHLLAAVVALVVAKGGGIGVKDFVFGAMTGSFLTAPLFAWMAMDTINSSLVPEEHRYRPLTRAFCWFGLVFFSGFSLLFISRFFLGLGAA; encoded by the coding sequence ATGGCCCCCAGCTCCCTGCGTCGGAGCATCGGTCCGGGAATCCTTCTGGCCGGTGCCTGCATCGGGGGATCCCACCTGATGTCGTCCACCACGGCCGGGGCACGCTTCGGCTTTGCCCTGGTGGGGTTGATCCTGCTCACCAACCTGGTGAAGTACCCCTTTCTGCGGGTTGGAACCCGCTTTACGGCCGCCACAGGCCTGTCGCTGTTGGAGGGCTTTCAGCGGCGAAATACCGCCTATCTGCCCCTATATCTGCTGGTGAGTCTGGTGACGGGCACGGCGACGATTGCGGCGGTCAGCTTTGTGGCGGGGCTGCTGCTCACCAATGTCCCAGGCCTGACGGGGCAGGACCCCTATGGCCTGTCGATCGCGGTGCTAGTGGTCTGCGGTCTGGTGCTGCTGCTCGGTCATTACCGGGCACTGGATCGTCTGTCCAAGCTCTTGGTGGTGTTGCTCACCCTGCTCACGGGGGTGGCGGCGTCCTCCCTGCTGATCCGCGGTCCGGTCGGGGATGTGGCCGCCAGTTGGGTGTCCACCGATCCCACCCCCTGGACCCTGGCCAACCTGGCTTTCCTGATCCCTTTAATGGGCTGGATGCCGGGGCCGGTGGAGATGTGCGTCTGGCCGTCGCTTTGGATGTTCTCTCGAGCCCGGGACACCGAACACACGGCGACGCCACAGGAGGCTGAATTCGACTTCAACCTCGGCTACGGCATCACGGTGCTGACTGCGCTGTTCTTTGTGATCCTTGGCTCCTACACGATGTATGGCAGCGGCGATGGGATGCTTGCGGGAAGCGGAGTGTCCTTCGCCCAGAAGCTGATCAAGCTTTACACCGCTGCGATGGGGGGCTGGGCGGCCTGGGTGATCATCCCAGCGGCGTTTTCAGCCATGTTCAGCACCACGCTCACCTGTCTGGATGCCTATCCCCGCAGCATTGCGGCGATCCAGGGTCTGTTTCGCCAGAGCGACAGTGGTGATGCTGCACCAGGGCCGTTGCAGCGCCGCTTCGATCCCTGGGTGGTGGTGCATCTGCTGGCGGCAGTGGTGGCGCTGGTGGTGGCCAAAGGCGGCGGCATCGGTGTGAAGGATTTCGTCTTCGGCGCGATGACTGGCAGTTTTCTCACCGCCCCCCTGTTCGCCTGGATGGCGATGGACACCATCAACAGCAGCCTGGTGCCTGAGGAGCATCGCTACCGCCCGCTGACCCGGGCCTTCTGCTGGTTCGGGCTGGTGTTTTTCAGTGGCTTCAGCCTGTTGTTCATCAGTCGTTTTTTCCTGGGGCTTGGTGCGGCCTGA
- a CDS encoding diflavin flavoprotein, with translation MVVAAAAPKLSLQCEAIAGDTCTIRSLDWDRSRFDIEFGLRNGTTYNAFLVRGERTALIDTSHAKFRDTWIPLLKEQIEPTAIDVLIVSHTEPDHSGLIGDLIDLNPDIEIVGSKVALQFLQDQVHRPFKSRAVKSGEELDLGTNPESGIQHRFEFLSAPNLHWPDTIFSFDHGTGILYTCDAFGLHYCSDDVFDSDPGAIAPDFRFYYDCLMGPNARSVLQALKRMGGLPEINTIAVGHGPLLRHHLSHWVNDYREWSGQRSKGESYAAVCYLSQYGFSDRISQAIAHGIGKAEAQVQLVDLRATDPQELTALIGDAKAVVVPTWPAEPDGELQASIGTLLAALHPKQLVGVFDAFGGNDEPIDAVADQLRSQGQKQAFAPLRIRQLPQGSDYQRCEESGTDLGQLLTKEKAIAAMKSLDGDLDKALGRISGGLYVVTASQGEGESQRRSAMVASWVSQASFSPPGLTVAVAKDRAIEALMQVEDRFVLNVLREDNHQPLLRHFLKRFPPGADRFAGVNVLEGVADGGPVLTDALAYLSCRVEQRMEGPDHWIIYAVVEQGNVADAEASTAVHHRKVGNHY, from the coding sequence ATGGTCGTCGCTGCCGCTGCACCAAAGCTGTCGCTGCAGTGCGAGGCCATCGCCGGTGATACGTGCACGATCCGTTCGCTCGACTGGGATCGCAGCCGCTTTGACATCGAGTTCGGCCTGCGTAACGGCACCACTTACAACGCCTTCCTGGTGCGCGGTGAGCGCACTGCCCTGATCGACACCAGCCACGCCAAATTCCGCGACACCTGGATTCCTCTGCTGAAGGAGCAGATCGAGCCCACAGCCATCGATGTGCTGATCGTGAGCCACACCGAACCGGATCACTCCGGATTGATCGGCGACCTAATCGACCTCAACCCCGACATTGAGATCGTCGGCTCGAAGGTGGCGCTGCAATTCCTGCAGGACCAGGTGCACCGGCCCTTCAAGTCCCGCGCTGTGAAGTCCGGCGAGGAGCTGGATCTTGGAACCAACCCGGAGAGCGGCATCCAGCATCGCTTCGAATTCCTCAGTGCTCCGAACCTGCACTGGCCAGACACGATCTTTTCCTTCGATCACGGCACCGGCATCCTCTACACCTGCGATGCCTTCGGCCTCCACTACTGCTCCGACGACGTCTTCGACAGTGACCCGGGCGCCATCGCCCCGGACTTCCGCTTCTATTACGACTGCTTGATGGGGCCCAACGCCCGCAGTGTGTTGCAAGCCCTCAAACGCATGGGCGGACTGCCGGAGATCAACACGATCGCTGTCGGCCATGGCCCCCTACTGCGCCACCACCTCAGCCACTGGGTGAACGACTATCGCGAGTGGAGTGGTCAACGCAGCAAGGGTGAGAGTTATGCAGCCGTCTGCTATCTGAGCCAATACGGCTTCTCAGATCGGATCAGCCAAGCCATCGCCCATGGGATCGGCAAGGCCGAAGCCCAGGTGCAGCTGGTGGACCTGCGCGCCACGGACCCTCAGGAACTGACGGCGCTGATTGGAGATGCCAAAGCGGTGGTGGTGCCCACCTGGCCAGCGGAACCGGACGGAGAGCTGCAGGCCTCCATCGGCACCTTGCTGGCTGCCCTTCACCCCAAACAACTGGTGGGCGTTTTTGATGCGTTTGGCGGCAACGATGAGCCGATTGACGCCGTGGCCGATCAGCTGCGCAGCCAGGGCCAGAAGCAGGCCTTCGCTCCGCTGCGCATTCGTCAACTTCCGCAGGGGAGCGATTACCAGCGCTGCGAAGAATCCGGCACCGACCTCGGCCAGCTGCTGACCAAGGAGAAAGCCATCGCGGCCATGAAGAGCCTGGATGGGGATCTGGACAAAGCCCTGGGGCGGATCAGCGGCGGGTTGTACGTGGTGACAGCGAGCCAGGGCGAGGGGGAATCCCAGCGCCGCAGCGCCATGGTGGCCAGTTGGGTGAGCCAGGCCAGCTTTTCCCCGCCGGGCCTCACGGTGGCGGTCGCCAAGGACAGGGCCATCGAGGCCTTGATGCAGGTGGAGGACCGCTTTGTGCTCAATGTGCTGCGGGAGGACAACCACCAACCGCTGCTGCGCCATTTCCTCAAGCGCTTTCCCCCTGGTGCTGATCGCTTTGCCGGCGTGAACGTGCTGGAAGGGGTTGCGGATGGCGGCCCTGTGTTGACCGATGCCCTGGCTTACCTCAGTTGCCGGGTGGAGCAACGGATGGAAGGACCCGACCACTGGATCATCTACGCCGTGGTGGAGCAGGGCAATGTGGCCGATGCCGAAGCCAGTACCGCCGTGCACCACCGCAAAGTGGGCAACCACTACTGA
- a CDS encoding winged helix-turn-helix transcriptional regulator — MDHQRGFQQGEHQGECKAELALKVIQGRWSVLILRELVDGIQRFSDLQRALEGVSQKVLTAQLRDLEADGVVHRTIHPEVPPRVDYALTDLGIELLPVLDGLHAWGERQADFNAASR; from the coding sequence TTGGACCATCAGAGAGGTTTTCAGCAAGGAGAGCACCAGGGCGAGTGCAAGGCCGAGCTGGCTCTGAAGGTGATTCAGGGACGCTGGAGCGTACTCATCCTTCGAGAATTGGTGGATGGCATTCAGCGTTTCTCTGATTTGCAGCGGGCGCTTGAGGGCGTCAGTCAGAAGGTATTGACCGCCCAATTGCGTGATCTGGAGGCTGATGGCGTGGTGCATCGCACGATTCACCCCGAGGTTCCCCCGCGCGTGGATTACGCGCTGACGGACCTCGGGATAGAGCTATTGCCTGTGCTGGATGGGCTGCACGCTTGGGGTGAACGTCAGGCCGACTTCAATGCCGCCTCGCGGTAG
- a CDS encoding Hsp20/alpha crystallin family protein, which produces MLTLRQSPFDLFERLEQQIATAERVPNAEIVETENGYVVRLELPGVQRDSIDIKATDRNLVISAERTASSDEATVLLSEFRSGTWSRSFRFPYSLNREELTANFRDGILEITAGKAVNHTSVSVQLED; this is translated from the coding sequence ATGCTGACCCTGCGCCAATCCCCCTTTGACCTGTTCGAGCGTCTCGAACAGCAAATCGCCACCGCTGAGCGGGTGCCCAATGCCGAAATCGTCGAAACCGAAAACGGTTATGTCGTACGACTGGAGTTACCCGGCGTTCAGCGGGACTCCATCGACATCAAAGCCACCGATCGCAACCTGGTGATCAGCGCTGAGCGCACCGCCAGCAGCGATGAGGCAACCGTTCTGTTGAGCGAGTTCCGCAGCGGCACCTGGAGCCGCAGCTTCCGCTTCCCCTACAGCCTCAACCGCGAGGAGCTCACCGCCAATTTCCGCGACGGCATCCTTGAGATCACGGCAGGAAAAGCGGTGAACCACACCAGCGTCTCCGTCCAACTGGAGGACTGA
- a CDS encoding NADPH-dependent FMN reductase, with amino-acid sequence MPPDLIVVAASNGENLKLAERCVHAASQRQAQAELIDLTVLSLPLYTQRVQAAGAGADLISLRDRLHAAPRWMICAPEYNGSIPPVLSNSIAWLSVLDDDFRSLFNGRPIAIGTHSGGGGMEVLISMRIQLTHLGADVIGRQLLSNFSKPAKDESIDDVVKRLLQRQPLAL; translated from the coding sequence ATGCCACCGGATCTGATTGTTGTTGCCGCCAGCAACGGCGAAAACCTCAAGCTGGCCGAACGCTGCGTCCATGCCGCCAGCCAACGTCAAGCCCAGGCCGAGCTGATCGATCTCACCGTTCTGAGCCTTCCGCTTTACACCCAACGGGTCCAAGCGGCTGGGGCAGGAGCAGATCTCATCAGCCTGCGGGATCGTCTTCACGCTGCCCCCCGCTGGATGATCTGCGCACCGGAATACAACGGGTCAATCCCACCGGTACTCAGCAACTCCATTGCCTGGCTCTCCGTGCTGGATGACGATTTCCGCAGCCTGTTCAACGGCCGCCCCATCGCGATTGGAACCCACTCCGGAGGCGGTGGCATGGAAGTGCTGATTTCGATGCGGATCCAACTCACCCATCTGGGGGCAGACGTGATCGGCCGGCAGCTCCTCAGCAACTTCAGCAAACCCGCCAAAGACGAAAGCATCGACGATGTCGTGAAGCGTCTGCTGCAACGCCAACCGCTCGCGCTGTGA